In Castanea sativa cultivar Marrone di Chiusa Pesio chromosome 6, ASM4071231v1, a single window of DNA contains:
- the LOC142639577 gene encoding sodium/calcium exchanger NCL2-like, protein MVISVIPLLVVQIPQILNLTSGRHFAVLIGLIVSLLLLVSYILYQILLFDLHFSWSESVTSLQAPVPVLEYVPNKQVLQPWIQTRKIVYVKYMFVILELLKKLAPGMQLMENGEPNKDIIGKLFSEVDKDSDGHISYSELEALIGGIHFQEIEVNHDDAINKLMDDFDTSRNSQIEKVEFVNGICRWLCKINQTVDRDPKPYLFNKIFDDFHQKAKDEHAQLYVRDPRDKVVEGVKNYKWTSINKAVLLLLLGTIIAVAFADPLVDAVENFSDASSIPAFFISFIVLPLATSSRDAVSAITFASRAKRAAASFTFSELYGAVTMHNVLNLPVFLALVYFRGLTWDFSSEVLAILIVSIVIGALASFRTHLPLWTSIPAFLLYPFSLALVYALRYVLCWS, encoded by the exons ATGGTCATATCTGTCATCCCACTTTTAGTTGTTCAAATACCACAAATTCTCAATTTAACTTCAGGGAGGCACTTCGCGGTCTTGATTGGGCTTATTGTCTCTCTTCTTCTATTGGTTTCTTACATCCTTTATCAG attttgttatTTGATCTGCACTTTAGCTGGTCAGAATCAGTGACCTCTCTTCAAGCTCCAGTTCCTGTTCTAGAATATGTCCCTAATAAGCAA GTCCTTCAGCCTTGGATCCAGACAAGAAAAATTGTTTATGTGAAATACATGTTTGTTATATTAGAACTTCTAAAAAAACTTGCACCGGGAATGCAGCTCATGGAGAACGGTGAACCTAACAAAGACATCATTggaaa GCTGTTTTCTGAAGTTGACAAAGATAGTGATGGACATATTTCATATTCTGAATTGGAAGCATTGATTGGTGGAATTCACTTTCAAGAGATCGAAGTGAATCATGATGACGctataaataaactaatggaTGATTTTGATACATCTCGTAATTCTCAAATTGAAAAGGTGGAGTTTGTCAATGGCATTTGTAGATGGCTATGCAAGATAAATCAGACTGTTGATCGCGATCCTAAACCttacttatttaataaaatttttgatgaCTTTCACCAG AAAGCAAAAGATGAGCATGCTCAGTTGTATGTGAGGGATCCGCGTGATAAAGTTGTCGAGGGTGTAAAGAATTATAAATGGACCTCTATCAATAAGGCAGTACTATTGTTATTGCTTGGAACTATCATTGCTGTTGCTTTTGCTGATCCCCTGGTAGATGCAGTTGAAAACTTCTCTGATGCCAGTAGTATTCCTgctttcttcatctctttcattgTGCTGCCTTTGGCTACCAGCTCTAGGGATGCTGTGTCAGCAATTACATTTGCTAGCCGTGCCAAGCGGGCAGCAGCCTCATTCACATTTTCTGAG CTATATGGGGCAGTAACGATGCATAATGTTCTCAATCTCCCAGTCTTCTTGGCCCTTGTTTACTTCAGGGGATTGACATGGGATTTCTCATCTGAAGTGCTGGCTATTCTTATTGTCAGCATTGTGATAGGTGCCCTGGCCAGCTTCCGCACCCATTTACCTCTGTGGACCTCTATACCAGCTTTTCTACTTTACCCATTCTCCCTGGCCCTGGTTTATGCTCTTCGTTACGTTTTATGCTGGTCATAG